The DNA segment AGAAGAGAAAAAGCAAGGAACAAAAACAACGTGGGTCTAAACGATTGTTTTGGTTTTCGAGATCAAAACAACACGTGACCTTCAGTTTCAAGTCCGCTAGCTTAAAACGCGAGAAGGACAAAACTGTGATTCTAAATTTATTGCTTCAAGGAAAGAAAATCTTTTAATACTTataaaaataaaggagaatTCATTTGGATGTCTCTTATTTCTATGAAGGCGCGGAATAAAACTGTGCTTGCACTTTCCAACTTCCAAGTAGAGCTCACTTAAGGTTGTTTCAGGTGGTATGGTTGGTACACTTAATAGCGGGAAATTTGAACCTATGCACATGCTGCACAGGTCCGTGGATTCTTCTCACACGGGCAGAAAACTCTATAAATGGGTATTATTTTAAAACTAAATATCTGGGAAGAGACAACTTCGATGGgaaaaaatttccttcggtTGAGTTCATATCGTGTCAAAAATTTACCAGAACGTCCTGAGAAAGGTCCAATTTACTTCAGTCTCCAAAAAGGTAAGTCTACATTTACTACCtctgaaaaacgaatttaatttAGGTGTTTCTAGAGGGCGAGTACCTCACATTTCAGGAATATGAGTGAatgatttgagccattttcctTGGCTGATTAATGTTGCCAGGCCTGGAGGGAAAAATGATGTAAAGAATGAAATTTAGCTTGTGCTAATTTTGGTTCTAAAGATATCTATTTATATTCAACAAACATTCATTTACCACTGAAAAGCGGTGCTGTCCCATTAAGAATGTGTAATGTTCTGTAAAAGTTTGTGTCAAGTTAAAAATATGCATCGATTCATCTCAAAAATGGTAGCGATGTCATCTCCGGTAAACATCACATTCTTTTCACAAGGTCTTATTccataaaatctcaaaaatatttttaacaaataCTGCAAACATacaagaaaaatttcagaaccTTGAGAAACTAGGTAATATGGGGAGCGTTTACGAAGAATGATATTACAATTTTTGGGTGGATAGGTCATCTCTTATATTTTCAACTTcacatttttcatataaaaaaatttgagtgtttCTAGTGCGATGCTCGTTTTCTGAAAGCTAATTCACAGCTCCCGAGTAGAATGTATTGAAAATGGATTTCAAATTGTTAAATAATTTGCATTAAGCAAGTGCAAGGGGAATCAGGaaacagctgaaaattttaggaaataattcataattttattcataaaaagtAGACTAcaacaatgtaatttttcaatacAGATTTAGAACATTCATTAACGATCTAGATGAGAAGGCGGCTACAAAATTAATTCAGATAAGTCATATATCACAtattgacggcgtaagtccgcaatcacatacctcgtttgcggtgtctgaaaatctccgcctgttattttattaaaggtgaacaaattgaaatcattccttgaagttcatgcagaattttcttcgcacagagaagaaaaatcacggcagttttaaagaattgccgttgagtagttttccgtttaataattagagtatgacaggaagtctgtgacgttgcaaaccgagttatgagattgccgacttacaccgtcgatatagactGTAAATGCAGATATAAATGCTTTAAGACGAAAACGGCCAAATGtgtcaaatttttgagttgtGAGCTTTCCAAGACTCCTTTTAGAATTTTACAATTTGCTTAATTTCACTTAATTGAATGCACCTTGATCAGAAAAGAACTCAAGAGTGAGTGAGCAACGAAGGACATTCCATTAGTCTTCATATCCTCTTTGCCATTTCCACAGAAAACTTAAGAAAATTAGAGAAACTTAGGACATACTTGAAAAGTCTGCACAATCGTAATATGATTTAAGAGTTTGTGCCTGGTTGTGGAGTATTTACCTCTTTTTTGCGCTTTAGGTCGCCtgctgaaaaaaaggaaatagtgTTTTGCCATTCAAAGCACAAAACAGAGACATCACGCAACACTCCACTTTCAGGGGCAAAGCATAAATAAGGAGCTCAGAGGACAAGGcgaataagtgcagtttttgctttttcgagaaatacgacttacgagtttgaagtttcgaaattgcatggagccttatggcgaaaagaaagttcaaactgacttttgagtgcttaaaaagtagaatttgggagagaatttttcacagaatatgcattgagactagttttacttgaaatcattgataactcaatttttcaaaaactgcacttatgcgccttgtcctacAAACGCCTTAAATGAAGTTGAGGTTATGCAGGCTTGTCAGATACATCCTTGACTTCTTAAGTACCTTTAGTTTTTAGTAATCGGACGTTTTTGTTGGACAAGGCAAGGGAGATGCAAAACTTAATGAACACCCTTTGAATGTGGTGCAAATATTTATCAGATATTAGAAGTAAATGCGCTTCGTGATAAACTAAGAATGACACAAAGTTGGGTCAAAAAGCAACCTATGCCGTGAATTTTGAACCTTAGCTTGCTTCTTTCATTAGAGTAACATAAAAATACTTTGCTTTGTTTTCTTAGATTCGTTATACCTCCAAGCACTGATTAGGCAACATCTGTGATAACCTCATCGGgcaaaaaacattcataacatGCCCTTCCATAGGAGATAAACTTAAAACAGGTAGTTTGCCTAAGATTACTACAAAATGATCAGAAATAGccaaaaaaactaaataaataaaaaaagaaactgctatcattaaaaactaaaaaaactaaTCAGATTGTACtctgaaaaaacttaaaaagactTGGGTAATcatttgggaaaaaaaacataaggcAACAGGTTTATCCTAAAACTACATTGTAATTATTGGTTACAATAAAATTTTCGATGCtttcaaactcacttttgatgagagaaatagaaaaatgaGCAAGATAGGAAATATGCTCAAAGTTAATGATCATAAATCTCACCATTTTTGCGGATAATTTATTGGAATGATCTAAATTTAATTCTTTCAGTCGCTTCATAGGATTACAGTTGAATACAGACTGTAGGAATTGGTCGGTGACAAACATAGATGGCCTTACTCTTAGTGTCTCCAAATTGTGtgcataatttaaaataaattctacAAAAGATGAGGGAAAGTATGACTCCCACACAagtttcctcaatttttgaaatggtttGGGGGATAGCTGAATTGCTGGAGATTCGGTTGCTCTGTACTGCCAGCCTGGAGAAAATTGAAGGTTCTCAATATTGGGGCATGATACTGCAATGTTTACAATGCTGGTGTCACGCAATTCATGAACACCCACAAGACACAAAGAAGTGATAGACCAGCCTTTGACAGACAGAAAACTACACAATGGCTCTGTTATATGAACATCAGATCGCAATTTAAGACATTTAAGATTCTCTAATTTAGACAGGCACATTAAATTGGGCTCATCCGACGCAAACCATAGACTAAACTCTGTTagatttggaaaatatttacaaaccaGACTTAGTTCTCGATTACACCTACACACACTGTGAAGACAAGGTAGTTGGTAAGGGCAAAACTCTACTGAACTAGATTCCATTAGTTTTAAAACATCTGGTAAGGCACTGCATTCGCCAATATCAACTAAATTGGGTGACTTTGACTCAGTGAGGAGCTTGTAGTAACCATGGCGCGTTACTAAGGTTTCAAAAAGCTCCACCTTTTGCAATTCTTGACAAAGGACTAGGGATTTTACCGAAGCATCTGTGACTGATCGGGAATGGCTGACATCTATTCTACGAACTGATTTACAGTTTTCACAAATGGCAGCTAAAATTTCATCGGTGCAACGAGCATAAAAGGTGAAAGACACTAAGTTAGAAAATGAGTGACAGCTAACAAGGAGTGCCCTCTCTACCATGGAGGCTTCACGCTTCGAAGTAGGTTTGAAGTCAcagtttaaaatttctaaattggacaTCTCACCTAAAAATTCCAACAATAACAATTGAATAGGTCTTGCCCAAAGattaaaactcatttttttcaacttcggATATGGAATGGCAGACAAAACAAGTTTCAAGATAGTTTCACACTTTGAGGAAATCTCAGAATTCTTCGTTGCGTAGACATGATACAAATTACTTAAGGCCATGAGCATTAACTCCGCAATCCTGTTATGCAACAGCCATGGTGTTCTGTCGTACAAAACTACTCTGAAATGTTCTGTCAGATCAGACGTTTCATCCAGAGTTCTAtcattttttatcatgaaatcaCTAACATCATTAACTAATTTTTGAAGTGTTAAAATAGAAAGATCCTCCAGTGTCGGCACTATTTTTCTTGGAGCCATTTTTACAGAAGTTTTACAAAGGTGACGCTTCAACTCAACCCTTCTACTTGAAACCTTATTTCTTGATTACATTTTTCACTACATTAATGAGTTCCTTTTATACCTTAAATCAAGGataaattcaggaaaaattcagGTAGGCATTAAATGacagccttaaaaaatgaacattaaacTTGACTTGCCCTGTGCAACCCATGAAGACAACCACTGGAGATTTTCCGCACTGATTATTAATGAATTATTGCTGTGGAACTAGGAAACTGGCAAGCTTTTTCAAACGGCTATACAGGTGAGCATTGCTAGCAAATCAGCAACtgtaaaaaccaaaaaataagttACATCAGTTTCAACAAGACTTACTTCCTCTGCTCCAAAGGCGGAGAGAATCAGTGGGGGGCCAATCTATGAAGACGGTTCCTTCAAAACTTTATCATTAACTGATGAGTTTCTTACTATAACTAGTAATGTAAATGCCAACACAATTAGCAATCCTGTTTTTCAAGCAAACCCTTTTCCCGCCTTTTTATGCAAAGGCATTTTTAAACACTGTGTAGGTATAAAATTAAGACAGGCATAtaactttccaaatttttagatttAGTACATCAAGTGTGATGATGGAGAGGAGatcaatggaaaaattaaattaaacctCAGGTCAGTATGGAAAACTGCTTTGTTTTCCGAATTAATTCTTGTATTTACACTGAGAAGTTCAAAAATAACTGCGAAATATGATGCTGCAGTGCTTTTATGAATACTTCAATACCTAACTTATCACAAATAGATGGAAATCATATTTTCTGTTGCTGTTCAATTTGCATGGATCATAATTTGATTTCAGTATTGTAAGAGCGGAGGATTCGATGTTGGAGCGATTTTAGCTGTAACCTGTTTAGGTTAGAATACATAAAGTTACCAATAGAGGATAGTTTTTTACACGAAATGACCAAATAAATCAACATTCTAGCAGACATATTGTTATTGTTATCGATTGTCAATTTTTCTAGACTACCCAGATTATTAGTGTTCAAGACATGCTTAAAAAAGGTATTAATACAGATATTTTCTGGGTTCACTTCCAAGACTTTTAAATCATAAGCATAACGCAATACAAATTCTGCTGGAGACAATGACCCATTTAGACGccaatgaaatttttgtagtttttgaaaTGGCTTGGGTGTTAATTCATTCACAGGATATTCATCAGTGTCAGAGAACTTACAGTGATGAAATTCAAGTACTGCTAAATTAGTGCAGTGTGAGGCAATAAGTAACAAGTCTGAagcttttaaacaaaaaataaagccTAGGCGTAGTGATGTGATTGAGGAGCCACTAACTAGTAACAAAGTTTCTACAGGATTTTTTAGAAGACCAGCTGCAGCCATGACTGCAGTTTTTACAGATGTGTTGTGGCTAATATTTATGCTACAAAGACTCTCCAAATTGGATAAGTAAAGAAGATCTGGCACGTTGATACTGTCTTTGAACTGTGTCTCAAATTCTTTTAAGAAGGGAAAGTACTTGCAGATTAACATTAAGTCGCTTGGGCTCACATCAAAACACTGCAAACGTCGCAACTGATAAGTTCTAAATGGTTCATTTGCTATTAATCTGAGAATTTGAGGTATAAAAGCACATTGACCAATGCTGagtaaattttcagattttgtctCAGTGAGCAATTTATGATAGCCATATGAAGTTACTGATGTTCCATTCAGTTTTATTTCTcgtaactttgaaaatttaactaaGTGTGCGCAACTATTATCAGTAACTTTCCATgagaatgaaattaaaattatttgaatagaTTTACAATGTTCACTTAATGTAGCAAGAATATCATCAGTACAAATAAAGTCCAAATGTATTGAAGCTAAATTCACCAACAGATCCAAGCTGTTTGATAATTTCTCCATCACTACCGATGGTTCCTGCCTCGTTACAGTGCAACAGAGATCTAACTTTTTGATACATTCCATTTTGTCTAGAAGCTGGATTAGAAGTGATTGAATTGGCTTGGACCAGTCTCCAAGTTTGACATCTGttacttttaaaaatggaaTAAGGGTCACTATGATTCTAAAAATGGCAATACCTTTGTAATATAACTGAATATTACTTGAACGTACACCTGATGAAAtaggtttaaaaaaacgttcagcagcatttaaaatatgatgagCAATTTGGTCATGAAGACACCAGGGTACTTCATTGTTTAGGTGAACTTGCAGATTTTCAAATTGTTTAACCAAGTTATCGAGGGGCCTATCACGtttcaaacttttaaagctAATTTTTAATATGTATTCTTCAATTACTTGCAGAGAAAAACCTTTCAATCCAGGAAATTTTTTCAGGTCCATTTTGCTGAAGACTCAGATCTTTTTAAATTACAATAAAAGAATCAAACTAATTGAAGTTGCTTCGAAATGAACTAATTCATTCTTAGACATGATGGAATTCAAGTGAAAGAACaggctcctttttttttctcatccgATTGAAATGAGAGATAAGCAAGATTGAAATTAAATCATCCAACGAGAGGACTGGAAACTTTGTTTTGTTAAACAAAAGGATGATTTTGAGAAGCCTCAGTCGGCTGATAAAGAACTTacgaagaatttaaaaaatgggtgAGGATGGCGGTACAACTGCTGGTATGGACACATCCAGGGAGACTATCACATTCTCGTTAGAAACATTCACAACCTGTGAAAACAAAGAATTAAAGCCAAATATTAGCTGATGCAAATAAGGTATTGCCTTTGGCTATGActtataaatggaagaaaatcagtaaaaaattgtttaaactaAAACAGACTTACTCACGAGcacatttttacaaaagaaaaaactcataaatagtgaattttccctTTCAGAATTACTCTGCCAGACTCACCGACAAGAGTTGAAACTTCTATTTGAAGCAGAATCAAATTATTAATGCTATTCATCAGTGccaaaatgataattttagtCCATTTCATGAAAcctgagactttttattcggcattaaaatccataaatggcaacgcatcagcCTCGGATGCGGTGACCGTACCGCTCGCCGGGCACACTCTTTTATTCAGCGACGAGAGGCCCGCAACCCGTCCATTGTGAGGGTAGGAACAATGGGCATCCTTGATCCCTCCTCAGAGACCCCTAATACCCGAACCGAAATttttccccgttgaaaaatgcatCTTTTAGCGTAGTAATTCAGGCCCAGTGGAAGATGGTGAGGAAATGGCACTAAAATTCTGTCatattatcttaatttttacctAATAAACAGCATTTTGCGGCAAATCGCGGTCGTACGCAAATGCCGTAGATGAGGTAAAAAACCCAGATAATCGGACGgaattttagtgcgttttcatcaaaattttttgctGGACCTAAATTTACACGCTAAAAGATGACTTTTTCAACAGGAAAAAACTTCGATCCAAGTACTAGGGGTCCTAGGGAGGGACCATGGATGCCAATTGCTCCTACCCTCATAACAGACATGCTGCGGACCTCTCATCGCTGAACTAAAGAGATTGTCTGGCGAGTGGTCCGGTCACTGCATCTGAGGCTGATGCattgccatttacggatttttatgccgaataaaaagtctcaggTTTCGTGAAATGGACTATAGTGTCATTGCAGTAGAATTAATGGTGTGGATCCAGGGTGATAAATTACAAGGAATTTCAATTACTTCATGAGTCAATAATTTATAAGTTGATACTGTGGAATTGATTCTATCAAATCTTGGTCATCAATCCTCTACATATAACACATGACGATAAACTATCTCAAACCTTATTGATAACTGAAAAGTGCCTTTGCGTTCCCTCAGGCTCATGATTAATTTAGGTAGTTTCTCGATGGAAGTGATAAAACAATCAATTTATACCTCACCTATTCTGATCATGGATCACTGCATATCAATTTGACTGTATCTAACTATGCATGAACAAACGCCTACTGAAAGCCTAACCTCACTAAAAGAACCGACAGATCGATCTtgagttcaaattttcaggtttccaCCATAGAAAGGTTGAGCAATGTGTGCACTCAAATCACTGACAAATCAAGTCTCTTGAGATGAGGACTGATAGCTTTTCGATTTCGGTTTGTCAATTACTGCATGGAAAAACCCATGGCTGCTGGTTGAGATCCGCACATAGTCTCTGTCATATTTCTATATAATCTTGGCCGAAAAAGTCTTTCAATGGCATGGAATTTTTGGTAAACTGAGGTACTTAATAGACGTAATTGCTATTAAAATACGGTTAGTATGAATGAGATGGAATTGCTCCTCTCGGAGGCAAGCGAGGCTACAGATTGAACTTCATGAAACTTACGGGAATGGTATGAGAGGTGAGATTTGTCTTTATTCGAAGCTGCTTCGTTCCGGCCGATGGCGATGTGGAAAATCTGACAGCACTTGCACTTACACTTTACGACAGTAATGCagtaaaatgaaagaaaataacttTATACAGAGAAGTCTTGCTCAGCTTGCTATGAGAATTAGAATTTACATGCTAACGTAAACAAAACacgaacaaaacaaaacatgGGGCTGTGCGCGGTGATTGGTTGATGCTGCCTGCAGTATCGGTAGGAGTGGGGGGTTACTTGCATGTGGCGCCGCTTTCTGAACTTTACCGCGAAAGTGTGATTAGGGTGGGAAATCCTATCAACCCCGGTGGATGCCAAGCGGGGAATAGGATTAATAGGAATCGATGGAGCTATGGAGAAACCAGCGAtttattctgccatgctaaggaagaacaccgcatgaacattcgagagttgccatgttttcttcgataaaaataaatgtttattcttgaggaaagttatcaatatttttcctggaaattttcaaattatttagaacaaattacgaacgaaattttctgaaaattggaagaaaattgttCATAAATATTCCcgtaaattcgtgatttatcaaatgaaatttggcaatgcctaagGGCTCataaacatttttccttagcgtaGTTAACTTCCATGTTTggtcttctctgtgcgaggaaaactcggaaaattttaagaaatgatactgatttgttctccttcaaaaaaatgtaatggTACCGGAGATTTTTAAAGACAAGGAACGAgatatacgtggtctggtaatttcaccatCTGTACCTGTGTATATTTTTGGAGCTTCGTGACCTTGCTTTccagcactattctaccaccttgttacaaaaCAAGAAATATACACTCTTCCGTAGAAATAAAAGTTTTTCGTGTTTTCACAATTTCCTAAGAGCCTcttctccttaaattttttggaatgcaaccctcccctctcctcttttcatatttttactttactttattttattttccagtcAATGCTACCAAGGATTCCAGCCGGCGGCGCTTAGCTAACGTAAACGAATAAAGACACATTGAATCATATCAAGCACAAGAGGCGTTATTTTTGAACATGAATATCGGTGAGTGTATATGGCACGTCCATTATCTGATATAAGCTTCAAAATGTACATAGGCATTCGCATAGagcattcaaaataaaatttttaagttttaaaatcaaCCGATTCACATTCACTTTAAATGCCCATATCATTACATATCTGTCCTTAGAAAAAATCAAGGGAAAATCTATACTCTGCATAGGCAAAACATTTTAGTTGTTTAAAGTAGTTGCACGAGGTCTAAGTAAACAGCCGACATGACATCGCGTAAGCTGGGTGCAGCGCGTCAGGAGAATCAATGGACTATCTCAAAGTTCCTTCAATTAgttgggtatgcaatttgatctccgtggagttaaaatagttgctcgagatCGGCGCACGGCGCTCTTTGTTCTTTTCAATCCGCCGAGCCATACTGCCGTCTTATTACACTGCGTTGCTGAGGAAGAACCGGAACGTAGtgagcttttagacgttgccgaatttactTTAATAAAAGCCGAACTTTTAGGAAAATCGTGACTATTTATCCTCCAAGTCTTCAGCGAATTCGATccgtaattagatctaaattatctgaaaatgtcgtgagaaaatatttataattatttttaaaaatgaacattttattggaggacaATTGACGACACTCGATTGAGCATATGACGCTCTTCCTCAGCTTGGGAGTACACAGGAGTACCGTGTGAACATTGCGGTATTGCCGAATTTTATCTGATGAAATACAAATTCACTTAAAATATTAGAAATGTTTCACTTTGATTTTtcggcagtttttttttcgcaatttaatctactcttaacaatttcaaggtaaaatgcTCATGACTTAACTTTAAAATAGCCATAATTTGCCATGGCACTGTGAATCAGCCAaggaattcttaaaaaaatattgtattcGCTGGGTTGGTTTGGTGGAGCAACAGACTGACTGtttagctgtttttttttttttttttttttttttttttttttaccagggtagcaAGGGGTTACTTTCATGAGTGATCTCTTCTTCTTTCATGTTGAAAACAGGATGCAGCCTTTAGAAAAAATATAGGAtgtaaaatataataattaaaaataacgtTTTCTAATATAAAATGATTTCGTGGACAATTTTTACAGTGGTGTCTCATATCCATCCGGGATTCCAGTCAAGTTTTCTCCTCACGAATATCGCTTTGCGGGTGgtttttcgctttttttcgtGTGCAAAACTCTTCTATTTCTGATCAAACAAAATTCAGATAGGAGCTCATCGGAATATTTTGTTTACCTACTTACTGTTCCAAGGAGAAGTATCTAGAAAACTTCCGATCAGGCGAACTGGTTGGGCCGAGCCATGTTTCGGTTCATTGTACCTTCGATTTGAATCTTCAGCTTAACTCCTATCAGCATTGTATCAATGCCGTTCTTTCTATTATTAAACATAACTCTCGCATGTATTGATAAAGTGCGTTTTGGTAGGTCTTCTCTGATTATTACATCACGGCATAACTTGCTCACAGATAGTAACCAGTACAGATCGTCAAGTCGGCCGTTCGTGCCGACCATTATTTGCATAATAATAAATTGTAATAACCCTTACTTATTAATTACCTACGTTTTACGTTTTCACAGTTCCTAATTATATCTGGTTATCGCACTCTGCTGCCTTAcaaattagcaattttttttctagcgAAAATTAGTGTTTTGCGGGGTTTGATTCGCGCTATTtgtgtttgtattttttttggtGATTTGTATGTCAGATGTGTGTTTATTATGTGTTTTAACTGCAGACATTCTACGGTGCTCTCGGATTTAAACTTGTAAACTTTCTTTGAATGTCTCCAGTTTTACATAATTTGAAGTGGCTTTTTGCAGACGTGCACATCATGCAGTTCGCATCTTTTCTAATTcgcgtttgttttttttcttcttttttttaattcgcaAATGATTTTTCTCTTTCCATTTCTAAAAGTCTGGTCCTATGCTGTTGAATTTGAATTCACACTCTCCTCACAAGATTAATCCGAAAATAGCGGGTAATtccgaaaaactttcaaaacgcttgcttctctctgaaaattttcaagacgcTTGGTTCTCTCTGAAAACTTTCAAGACGCTTGGTTCTCTCGGAAAACTTTCAAGGGCAATTAAAAGAGATTTCTGGTTTGAAAGTCTTTCAAGATGATGGCAATAAAGAAGGAGCTCAATTTGGATAATCCTCGAGAAAGTTATGTTCGCCCGGTAAGCAACTTGTACATTCATCCAAGTTTTTTGTTTCTCGAAACCCATGATCTAAACAGGGAAACATTATTTTCCGGACGGACGCCAGAATATTTATGTCCATGTTCCCACGTAGATGTTTGAAACgaaaaaagttgcaattctatgcagaaaattgggatttttttcatcataaaattacaaaatttttacaTAAGTTGGGAttcgcagcttccatcaaatcgcaattgcccggaaaccaggaccgcacatcttatctgataaaatcgttcgccctttagacaGATTCTGGGGgattaggctagactagtcgatgagtcaactgttatggtctaatttcattacgtgaacgcaGAAGAAACACggggtaaaaaaacactaatgtgtgatcaattttcaaggacaattatGTAATTTCTCATACGATTTTAAAtcgattaaaacgcgtaatatccaaaatctaagctcagattcagattcctcgtgaaaaactgatgcgatttcatgcatcatatggtagaatagcgtgaaggaaagaggtttaatgacgtataaaaacactaatgtgtgatcaattttcaacgaCAATtattctgtaatttttcctacgatttaaaatagattaaaacgcgtaatatccaaaatctaagctcagattcggattccatgtgaaaaattgatgagaattcatgtatcatatgttagaatagcgtaaaggaaaaaggtttaacgacgcgtataaaTTCTGTCATACTGCCCCTTTtaactacgccgccgcgccgcgctcgctggtcgcccgagatgcaaccgaaccaatattgcagcaatattgtcaatattgaaacaatattgtcatgtaaatatttccttaaatacactgcagaaatatgttgacaatattgctaaaatatttcatgacaatattgtaacaatatatttataaaaatgttttaaatatatttacaaaatatatttatgtaattacttttaaaacagtttgtaaaatatatttacaaaatattttaaaattattttagaaatattagtttaaaaatatttgtttaatattatgttaaaaatattttataaatatttttgtaatatttaaaaattaattgctaaaatggcaaaaaatggtttgcgatttctgcaatttgcttttttttgctaaaatgcccaccctcgtggcgagaacgacaaaacaatttgcaaaagtggtaattttattgtgcgaaaatggcaaactatacttttgcgaaattaacattactagtttatgctattatggctaaaatttttgctagattttcaaaatgtttgccaaattagcgtatggttttgctctgtttaccaattattttgcggaacttactaaaatcaatcgctagaaaaaagaaagggggggggggaagaaaagacaaaaagaagggaaaaaaataaataacataacataaatacatcgacataaattcaaactaggaaaaagctcaaataattaaaactggaaaaagacgcaattataaaaaacagtaatttggtaaagaaaaaaatgagagagagttaaaaaaaacgaaaatttgtaatacatgaataggaatatgttgagtacaattaataaagaatttgaaacacaaattacaggatgaaataaaaaataataaataaataataaataataaattctggtaaaatattataagaatccgtcaataaacaaacatattacggactcagaggcctgcgatagttaagagattgaatttacgggcccatctacatcaagcctggctggtctggtggtaa comes from the Bemisia tabaci chromosome 7, PGI_BMITA_v3 genome and includes:
- the LOC109035852 gene encoding uncharacterized protein: MAPRKIVPTLEDLSILTLQKLVNDVSDFMIKNDRTLDETSDLTEHFRVVLYDRTPWLLHNRIAELMLMALSNLYHVYATKNSEISSKCETILKLVLSAIPYPKLKKMSFNLWARPIQLLLLEFLGEMSNLEILNCDFKPTSKREASMVERALLVSCHSFSNLVSFTFYARCTDEILAAICENCKSVRRIDVSHSRSVTDASVKSLVLCQELQKVELFETLVTRHGYYKLLTESKSPNLVDIGECSALPDVLKLMESSSVEFCPYQLPCLHSVCRCNRELSLVCKYFPNLTEFSLWFASDEPNLMCLSKLENLKCLKLRSDVHITEPLCSFLSVKGWSITSLCLVGVHELRDTSIVNIAVSCPNIENLQFSPGWQYRATESPAIQLSPKPFQKLRKLVWESYFPSSFVEFILNYAHNLETLRVRPSMFVTDQFLQSVFNCNPMKRLKELNLDHSNKLSAKMVRFMIINFEHISYLAHFSISLIKSEFESIENFIVTNNYNVVLG